A window of Streptomyces sp. SAI-127 contains these coding sequences:
- a CDS encoding DUF2470 domain-containing protein has translation MGDSQTWTAAPSAAEHARSVLAASWSCAVTAEGGREEFVGAHTVAEDGRVTLQVPEDSALVAAAICAPRGEPSAVLEFADVAPVPVRSRIRARLWIAGWFVPGDGRLEFKATRVVLRRPSGAVVVDLDEFAAAEPDPLATAEARLLTHLADCHPDAVERLTRLVDADSLHGAVRVQPLAVDRHGLTLRIERARAHGDVRLPFHAPADDVSRLTERMHVLLTQASAASCPRALQRQRTDRDG, from the coding sequence ATGGGTGACAGCCAAACCTGGACGGCCGCGCCTTCCGCGGCGGAGCACGCCCGGTCGGTGCTCGCCGCCTCGTGGTCCTGCGCGGTGACCGCAGAGGGCGGCCGCGAGGAGTTCGTCGGCGCGCACACCGTCGCCGAGGACGGGCGGGTGACACTGCAGGTGCCCGAGGACAGCGCCCTGGTCGCGGCCGCGATCTGCGCGCCCCGCGGCGAGCCGTCCGCCGTCCTGGAGTTCGCCGACGTGGCACCCGTCCCCGTGCGCAGCCGTATCCGCGCCCGGCTCTGGATCGCCGGCTGGTTCGTCCCCGGGGACGGCCGGCTGGAGTTCAAGGCCACGCGCGTGGTGCTGCGCCGGCCGTCCGGCGCGGTGGTCGTCGACCTCGACGAGTTCGCCGCCGCCGAGCCCGACCCGCTCGCCACGGCCGAGGCCCGGCTGCTCACCCACCTCGCCGACTGCCACCCCGACGCGGTCGAGCGGCTCACCCGGCTCGTCGACGCCGACAGCCTGCACGGCGCGGTCCGAGTCCAGCCCCTCGCCGTGGACCGGCACGGACTGACGCTGCGCATCGAGCGCGCCCGCGCCCACGGCGACGTACGCCTGCCCTTCCACGCGCCCGCCGACGACGTGTCGCGGCTGACGGAGCGCATGCACGTCCTGCTGACCCAGGCGAGCGCCGCGTCCTGCCCGCGTGCCCTACAGCGGCAGCGCACAGACCGCGACGGGTGA
- a CDS encoding TetR/AcrR family transcriptional regulator: protein MAGKQGERTRRRLSTGERREQLLSVGARLFSESPYDEVWIEQVAEIAGVSRGLLYHYFPTKRDFFAAVVERESGRMLAMTAAVPGVPVREQLTAGLDTYLEYVSAHAHGYRAFHRADAAGDQSVRKVYQRALAAQERQILAALAADPEFGAQAEERPDLQLAVRGWLAFTTAVCLEWLRGSDLSREQVRDLCARALLGVLRP from the coding sequence ATGGCCGGGAAGCAGGGCGAGCGCACGCGCCGCAGGCTCAGCACCGGGGAGCGCCGGGAGCAGCTCCTGTCGGTGGGGGCGAGGCTGTTCTCGGAGAGCCCCTACGACGAGGTGTGGATCGAGCAGGTCGCGGAGATCGCCGGTGTCTCGCGCGGGCTGCTCTACCACTACTTCCCGACGAAGCGGGACTTCTTCGCGGCGGTCGTCGAGCGTGAGAGCGGGCGGATGCTGGCCATGACCGCGGCCGTGCCCGGCGTCCCGGTGCGCGAGCAGCTCACCGCGGGGCTGGACACCTATCTGGAGTACGTGTCGGCGCACGCGCACGGCTACCGCGCCTTTCACCGCGCCGACGCCGCCGGCGACCAGTCCGTCCGCAAGGTCTACCAGCGGGCACTGGCCGCGCAGGAGCGGCAGATCCTGGCGGCACTGGCCGCGGATCCGGAGTTCGGGGCCCAGGCCGAAGAGCGCCCCGACCTCCAGCTGGCCGTCCGTGGCTGGCTGGCCTTCACCACGGCCGTCTGTCTGGAGTGGCTGAGGGGCTCGGACCTCTCCCGGGAACAGGTGCGCGATCTGTGCGCACGGGCCCTGCTCGGCGTTCTCAGGCCCTGA
- a CDS encoding cytochrome P450 — protein MAETTTRAAQPRGFRSAELGWPELHRIPRPPRRLPLLGDVLGVNRATPLQDSLRFARQLGPIYRRKAFNREFVFVWGADLVADLADESRFAKHVGLGVANLRPVAGDGLFTAYNHEPNWQLAHDVLAPGFSREAMEAYHPMMLAVAGRLTDHWDREQTAGRSVDVPGDMTKLTLETIARTGFGHDFGSFERDRPHPFVTAMVGTLTYAQRLNSVPFPALLRRAAQRNADDIAYLNRMVDELVQARRAAGGDGDLLDRMLETAHPETGERLSPENVRRQVITFLVAGHETTSGALSFALHYLSRHPEVAARARAEVDRVWGSAAVPGYDQVAKLRYVRRVLDESLRLWPTAPAFAREAVQDTVLAGRHPMRRGAWTLVLTPMLQRDPEVWGADAERFDPDRFDPKAVRSRPPHVFKPFGTGARACIGRQFALHEATLVLGLLLRRYELRADPGYRLSVTERLTLMPEGLRLHLEQRAGGGATAAPVGDSDEAPAASESRCPVSRAGE, from the coding sequence ATGGCGGAGACGACGACAAGGGCCGCGCAGCCGAGGGGTTTCCGCAGTGCCGAGCTGGGCTGGCCGGAGCTGCACCGCATTCCGCGCCCGCCGCGCCGGCTCCCCCTGCTCGGTGACGTCCTCGGCGTCAACCGGGCGACCCCGCTCCAGGACTCCCTGCGCTTCGCCCGCCAATTGGGACCGATCTACCGGCGCAAGGCGTTCAACAGGGAGTTCGTGTTCGTCTGGGGTGCCGACCTGGTGGCGGACCTGGCGGACGAGTCGCGGTTCGCGAAGCATGTCGGTCTGGGGGTCGCCAATCTGCGGCCGGTCGCCGGCGACGGGCTGTTCACCGCGTACAACCACGAGCCGAACTGGCAGCTGGCACACGACGTGCTGGCACCGGGCTTCAGCCGCGAGGCGATGGAGGCCTACCACCCGATGATGCTGGCCGTCGCCGGGCGGCTGACGGACCACTGGGACCGCGAGCAGACGGCGGGCCGGTCGGTGGACGTCCCCGGTGACATGACCAAGCTGACCCTGGAGACCATCGCGCGGACCGGGTTCGGCCATGACTTCGGCTCCTTCGAGCGGGACCGGCCGCATCCCTTCGTGACGGCCATGGTGGGCACCCTGACCTACGCGCAGCGCCTCAACTCCGTGCCCTTCCCGGCTCTTCTACGGCGTGCCGCGCAGCGCAACGCGGACGACATCGCCTACCTCAACCGCATGGTCGACGAACTGGTACAGGCCCGGCGCGCGGCGGGCGGGGACGGCGATCTCCTGGACCGGATGCTGGAGACGGCCCACCCGGAGACCGGTGAGCGGCTGTCGCCGGAGAACGTCCGCCGGCAGGTCATCACCTTCCTGGTGGCCGGTCACGAGACGACGTCGGGCGCGCTCTCCTTCGCCCTGCACTACCTCTCCCGGCACCCCGAGGTCGCGGCACGCGCACGTGCCGAGGTGGACCGGGTCTGGGGCTCGGCCGCCGTGCCGGGCTACGACCAGGTGGCGAAGCTGCGGTACGTGCGCCGGGTGCTGGACGAGTCGCTGCGGCTGTGGCCCACGGCACCCGCGTTCGCCCGCGAGGCCGTCCAGGACACCGTGCTGGCCGGGCGGCACCCGATGCGCCGCGGGGCCTGGACGCTGGTGCTCACGCCGATGCTGCAGCGCGATCCCGAGGTGTGGGGCGCCGACGCCGAGCGGTTCGACCCGGACCGCTTCGACCCCAAGGCCGTACGCTCGCGTCCCCCGCATGTCTTCAAGCCGTTCGGCACCGGGGCCCGGGCCTGCATCGGGCGGCAGTTCGCGCTCCACGAGGCCACGCTGGTGCTCGGTCTGCTGCTGCGCCGCTACGAGCTGCGGGCCGACCCCGGCTACCGGCTCAGCGTCACCGAGCGGCTGACGCTGATGCCGGAGGGGCTGCGGCTGCACTTGGAACAGCGGGCGGGCGGTGGCGCTACGGCCGCCCCCGTGGGGGATTCAGACGAGGCCCCGGCCGCCTCGGAGTCACGCTGTCCAGTGTCCAGGGCGGGTGAGTGA
- a CDS encoding pentapeptide repeat-containing protein: MQEQLIDLSGDCARCFGLCCVALPFTASADFARDKPAGTPCPNLRDDHRCGIHAKLRGEGYTGCTVYDCFGAGQKVSQVTFGGRDWRTGPPEDARRMFDVFPVVRRLHELLRYLTEALTLPAARPVHADLRGMLERTDALTRGTAEEIAALDVDAHRQEVNVLLLRTSELVRAGIGGKKKNRRGADLMGARLKGADLRGATLRGAYLIAADLTGADLRGADLIGADLRDADLTDADLTGAFFLTQPQLNAARGSAGTRLPDSLTRPGHWTA, encoded by the coding sequence ATGCAAGAACAGTTGATCGATCTCAGTGGCGACTGCGCGCGGTGCTTCGGCCTGTGCTGTGTCGCCCTGCCCTTCACCGCCTCCGCGGACTTCGCCCGCGACAAGCCGGCCGGGACGCCCTGCCCGAATCTCCGGGACGACCACCGGTGCGGCATTCACGCGAAGCTGCGCGGCGAGGGCTACACCGGATGCACGGTCTACGACTGCTTCGGCGCCGGGCAGAAGGTCTCGCAGGTCACCTTCGGCGGCCGGGACTGGCGTACCGGCCCGCCCGAGGACGCCCGCCGCATGTTCGACGTCTTCCCGGTCGTGCGCCGGCTCCACGAGTTGCTCCGGTACCTCACCGAGGCACTCACCCTGCCCGCCGCCCGTCCGGTCCACGCCGATCTGCGCGGCATGCTGGAGCGGACCGACGCGCTCACCCGGGGGACCGCCGAGGAAATCGCAGCGCTGGACGTCGACGCGCACCGGCAGGAGGTCAACGTCCTCCTGCTGCGGACCAGCGAACTGGTGCGAGCAGGCATCGGCGGCAAGAAGAAGAACCGCCGGGGCGCGGACCTGATGGGCGCCCGTCTCAAGGGCGCCGACCTGCGCGGAGCCACCCTTCGCGGCGCCTACCTCATAGCGGCCGACCTCACCGGCGCCGACCTGCGCGGCGCGGATCTGATCGGCGCCGATCTGCGCGACGCCGACCTGACGGACGCGGACCTGACGGGCGCGTTCTTCCTCACCCAGCCCCAGCTGAACGCGGCCCGGGGCAGCGCCGGCACCCGGCTGCCGGACTCACTCACCCGCCCTGGACACTGGACAGCGTGA
- a CDS encoding DUF5999 family protein produces MCSHQPPCPTADSPCHHTAVIVSAHPEQGWSLLCNGTIVFDDTGELLPDGRVVSPHRTPGALATAV; encoded by the coding sequence ATGTGCAGCCACCAGCCCCCGTGCCCCACCGCCGACAGCCCCTGTCACCACACCGCGGTGATCGTCTCGGCCCATCCCGAACAGGGCTGGAGCCTGCTGTGCAACGGCACCATCGTCTTCGACGACACCGGTGAACTCCTCCCGGACGGACGGGTCGTGAGCCCGCACCGCACGCCCGGCGCGCTGGCCACGGCCGTCTGA
- a CDS encoding FxLYD domain-containing protein — translation MSTPSPHGRSRIAALAVALAAASALTLTACDDDSGGSSTSSDTPTAPDTASFSGNAASALASAKASVRAEASKRAASASAAASSFEASVSAEVERANTAARIELAKVDGQGNAMSDVTMTGKPRSETGGLLAVVVTITNKTDKTASYAVQVDFLDSSGKAVETRYVGAEDLEPGQKAQPVAVSRKPAEPVLTPKLAKAQRY, via the coding sequence ATGAGCACACCGTCACCCCACGGACGGTCCCGGATCGCCGCCCTCGCCGTGGCCCTGGCCGCCGCGAGCGCGCTCACCCTGACGGCCTGCGACGACGACTCCGGCGGCTCGTCGACGTCCAGCGACACCCCGACGGCCCCGGACACGGCCTCCTTCTCCGGCAACGCGGCCTCCGCGCTCGCGTCCGCCAAGGCCTCGGTGCGGGCCGAGGCTTCGAAACGGGCCGCGTCCGCCTCGGCCGCCGCCTCCTCCTTCGAGGCCTCCGTCTCCGCGGAGGTGGAGCGTGCCAACACGGCCGCGCGGATCGAGCTCGCCAAGGTCGACGGACAGGGCAACGCGATGTCCGACGTCACCATGACCGGCAAGCCGCGCTCCGAGACCGGCGGTCTGCTCGCCGTCGTCGTCACCATCACCAACAAGACCGACAAGACGGCCTCGTACGCCGTCCAGGTCGACTTCCTGGACTCGTCCGGCAAGGCGGTGGAGACCCGGTACGTCGGCGCCGAGGACCTCGAGCCGGGGCAGAAGGCACAGCCGGTGGCCGTCAGCCGCAAGCCCGCCGAGCCGGTGCTGACGCCCAAGCTGGCGAAGGCGCAACGGTATTGA
- a CDS encoding alpha/beta fold hydrolase, with the protein MTATYRQPGLVLTDRRFTVPLDHDDPAGETIELYAREAVASDKAGQNLPWLVYLQGGPGFGANRFVGKGAWFGRALKEFRVLLLDQRGTGHSTPANRQTLPLRGGPAEQADYLARFRADSIVRDCEAIRAQVTGGAPWTVLGQSFGGFCATTYLSLAPEGLAGALITGGLPSLDAHADDVYRAAYPRVERKVAAHYARYPQDVERARRIADHLLTRDVTLPNGYRLTVEAFQSLGILLGGGEGSHRLHYLLEHAFVRTPQGPELSDAFQEEVQGLLSYASHPLYALVHEATYGQDERPTAWSAERVRSEFPQFDAAKTLAGDEPLLFTGESIHPWLFDCDPALRPLRETAELLAARTDWQPLYDPARLAVNEVPVAAAVYHDDMYVDTAHSLATARAIRGLRTWVTDEFEHDGVRAGGPRVLDRLLALAREEV; encoded by the coding sequence TTGACCGCGACCTACCGCCAGCCCGGCCTCGTCCTCACCGACCGCCGCTTCACCGTCCCCCTCGACCACGACGACCCGGCCGGGGAGACGATCGAGCTCTACGCCCGCGAGGCCGTCGCGAGCGACAAGGCGGGCCAGAACCTGCCGTGGCTGGTCTATCTCCAGGGCGGCCCTGGCTTCGGGGCGAACCGTTTCGTCGGCAAGGGGGCCTGGTTCGGCCGGGCCCTGAAGGAGTTCCGCGTCCTCCTGCTCGACCAGCGCGGCACCGGCCACTCCACACCGGCCAACCGTCAGACGCTCCCGCTGCGCGGCGGCCCCGCCGAACAGGCCGACTACCTGGCCCGCTTCCGCGCCGACTCCATCGTCCGCGACTGCGAGGCGATCCGCGCCCAGGTGACCGGCGGCGCCCCCTGGACCGTCCTCGGCCAGAGCTTCGGCGGTTTCTGCGCCACGACCTATCTGTCCCTCGCCCCCGAGGGCCTCGCCGGCGCTCTGATCACCGGCGGTCTGCCCTCCCTCGACGCCCACGCCGACGACGTCTACCGGGCCGCCTACCCGCGCGTGGAGCGCAAGGTCGCCGCGCACTACGCCCGCTATCCGCAGGACGTCGAACGGGCCCGCCGTATCGCCGACCATCTCCTCACCCGCGACGTCACCCTGCCGAACGGCTACCGCCTGACGGTCGAGGCCTTCCAGTCCCTCGGCATCCTCCTCGGCGGCGGCGAGGGCAGCCACCGGCTGCACTACCTGCTGGAGCACGCCTTCGTCCGCACCCCGCAGGGCCCGGAGCTCTCCGACGCGTTCCAGGAAGAGGTCCAGGGACTCCTCTCCTACGCGTCCCACCCGCTCTACGCCCTCGTCCACGAGGCCACCTACGGTCAGGACGAGCGCCCCACCGCCTGGTCGGCCGAACGGGTACGCTCCGAGTTCCCGCAGTTCGACGCGGCCAAGACCCTCGCAGGCGACGAGCCGTTGCTGTTCACCGGCGAGTCCATCCACCCCTGGCTGTTCGACTGCGACCCGGCCCTGCGCCCGCTGCGCGAGACCGCCGAGCTCCTGGCCGCCCGCACCGACTGGCAGCCCTTGTACGACCCGGCCCGCCTCGCCGTCAACGAGGTCCCGGTCGCCGCCGCCGTCTACCACGACGACATGTACGTCGACACGGCCCACTCCCTCGCGACCGCCCGCGCGATCCGCGGTCTGCGCACCTGGGTGACGGACGAGTTCGAGCACGACGGAGTCCGCGCGGGTGGCCCCCGCGTCCTGGACCGGCTGCTCGCCCTCGCCCGCGAGGAGGTCTGA
- a CDS encoding LacI family DNA-binding transcriptional regulator yields the protein MAQSVGIKDVARAAGVSVGTVSNVINRPDSVATETRARVLSAIDRLGYVRSESARQLRAGRSRIMGLLVLDMGNPFFVDVARGAERAAREDGLGVMVCNSAQSASEEAEYLSLFAEQRVRGVLLTPTDASGRNIDSFRRHGIPFVLVDRVAEGTTECSVSVDDVAGGALAVRHLVDAGHRSIAYVSGPPGLNQVRDRRTGALNALAEAGLGPENLRELPTERLDVAAGRDAGARLLGLADRPTAVFCANDLLALGVLQAMYAAGITVPDDLAIVGYDDIEFAAAAAVPLTSVRQPAVTMGALAAELLLEETEAETTGKRHDHRRVVLQPELVVRRSSLAAR from the coding sequence ATGGCCCAGTCGGTGGGTATCAAGGACGTCGCCCGCGCCGCCGGAGTCTCCGTCGGCACGGTCTCGAACGTCATCAATCGTCCGGACTCCGTCGCCACCGAGACCCGGGCGCGCGTCCTGTCCGCGATAGACCGGCTCGGCTACGTCCGCAGCGAGTCCGCGCGTCAGCTGCGCGCGGGCCGCAGCCGGATCATGGGTCTGCTCGTGCTCGACATGGGCAACCCCTTCTTCGTCGACGTCGCGCGCGGCGCCGAACGGGCCGCCCGCGAGGACGGCCTCGGTGTGATGGTCTGCAACAGCGCCCAGAGCGCGAGCGAGGAGGCGGAGTACCTGTCCCTCTTCGCGGAGCAGCGGGTCCGGGGCGTACTGCTCACCCCGACCGACGCCTCCGGCCGCAACATCGACTCCTTCCGCCGCCACGGCATCCCCTTCGTCCTCGTCGACCGGGTCGCCGAGGGCACCACCGAGTGCTCGGTCTCCGTCGACGACGTCGCCGGCGGCGCCCTGGCCGTCCGCCACCTCGTGGACGCCGGGCACCGCTCCATCGCGTACGTCAGCGGCCCGCCCGGCCTCAACCAGGTCCGCGACCGCCGCACCGGCGCCCTCAACGCGCTGGCCGAGGCGGGCCTGGGCCCCGAGAACCTGCGCGAGCTTCCCACCGAACGGCTCGACGTGGCCGCGGGCCGGGACGCCGGCGCCCGTCTCCTGGGCCTCGCCGACCGCCCGACCGCCGTGTTCTGCGCCAACGACCTGCTCGCCCTCGGTGTCCTGCAGGCCATGTACGCGGCGGGGATCACGGTCCCCGACGACCTCGCCATCGTCGGTTACGACGACATCGAGTTCGCCGCCGCCGCGGCCGTCCCCCTCACCTCGGTCCGGCAGCCCGCCGTCACCATGGGTGCCCTGGCCGCCGAACTGCTTCTGGAGGAGACGGAGGCGGAGACCACCGGCAAGCGGCACGACCACCGCCGGGTGGTGCTCCAGCCCGAACTGGTGGTGCGGCGCTCCAGCCTGGCCGCCCGCTGA
- a CDS encoding BNR repeat-containing protein, with translation MRRRTLLAGAIVSAMSTTALTGGTARAADPGPSVTRTGTTTLDSQAVFFVSYDGLVNNNSFQKNGLLTYKGYQYAVWYTADKNAVVGRRVLGGSTWSTVQVGHTLKTSDSHNVISMGVSKVDGRLHLNMDSHSDGFTYVKSVAGLMDNPSGLSWTAARFGAPQSTLDGLALTSQFTYPQFLSTPDGKLQLSYRVGISGNGRNALAEYDGSSWTNIGEWSASTGTYTSEHGSSTARNMYLHGIDYDKNGRLHSFFTWREQNGAVMCSSGGITNHDTGYVYSDDRGRTWRNNAGTVVGTTGGSDKVAVTDSGLVIDALNPDHSLMNQESQSTDSSGLPHAIISYVPGRFGQCTTNYVSDRTANGRAFHVRKNSSGTWQKTEIPVVLGSSQRTKLILDKYDNAYAIFPFGRIAGASKASGYTDWTVLFDGSGLNAFGEVVIDEMRVAQSNVLSFMYQEKSSGTTPSALHVVDFALPA, from the coding sequence ATGAGAAGACGCACACTGCTGGCAGGTGCCATCGTGTCCGCCATGTCCACCACCGCGCTCACCGGCGGCACCGCCCGCGCCGCCGACCCCGGTCCCTCCGTCACCCGGACCGGCACCACCACGCTCGACAGCCAGGCGGTCTTCTTCGTCTCCTACGACGGCCTCGTCAACAACAACTCGTTCCAGAAGAACGGCCTGCTGACCTACAAGGGCTATCAGTACGCCGTCTGGTACACCGCCGACAAGAACGCCGTCGTCGGCCGCCGCGTCCTCGGGGGAAGCACCTGGTCCACCGTCCAGGTCGGACACACCCTCAAGACCAGTGACTCCCACAACGTCATCTCCATGGGCGTCTCCAAGGTGGACGGCCGCCTCCACCTCAACATGGACTCGCACAGCGACGGCTTCACCTACGTCAAGTCGGTCGCCGGCCTCATGGACAACCCGTCAGGTCTGAGCTGGACCGCGGCCCGGTTCGGCGCACCCCAGTCCACCCTGGACGGCCTGGCCCTCACGTCGCAGTTCACCTACCCGCAGTTCCTCTCCACCCCCGACGGCAAGCTCCAGCTCAGCTACCGGGTCGGGATATCCGGCAACGGCCGCAACGCCCTCGCGGAGTACGACGGTTCGAGCTGGACCAACATCGGCGAGTGGTCCGCCTCCACCGGCACCTACACCAGCGAGCACGGCTCCTCGACGGCCCGCAACATGTACCTGCACGGCATCGACTACGACAAGAATGGCCGGCTGCACTCCTTCTTCACCTGGCGCGAGCAGAACGGCGCCGTGATGTGCTCCAGCGGCGGCATCACCAACCACGACACCGGTTACGTCTACTCCGACGACCGCGGCCGCACCTGGCGCAACAACGCCGGCACCGTCGTCGGCACCACCGGCGGCTCCGACAAGGTCGCCGTCACCGACAGCGGCCTGGTCATCGACGCGCTGAACCCGGACCACTCCCTGATGAACCAGGAGAGCCAGTCCACGGACTCCTCTGGCCTGCCGCACGCGATCATCTCGTACGTCCCCGGCCGCTTCGGTCAGTGCACCACGAACTACGTCTCCGACCGCACCGCCAACGGCCGCGCCTTCCACGTCCGCAAGAACTCCTCGGGCACCTGGCAGAAGACCGAGATACCGGTCGTGCTCGGCTCCAGCCAGCGCACCAAACTGATCCTGGACAAGTACGACAACGCCTACGCGATCTTCCCGTTCGGCCGGATCGCCGGCGCCTCCAAGGCGTCCGGGTACACCGACTGGACGGTCCTGTTCGACGGCAGCGGCCTCAACGCCTTCGGCGAGGTCGTGATCGACGAGATGCGGGTCGCACAGAGCAACGTGCTGTCGTTCATGTACCAGGAGAAGTCGAGCGGTACGACGCCCTCGGCGCTCCACGTCGTCGACTTCGCACTGCCTGCCTGA
- a CDS encoding L-rhamnose mutarotase, with protein MQRVCFLLKVRQDKLAEYRERHAAVWPEMLEALSATGWHNYSLFLRDDGLLVGYLETEDFEAAKAGMEATAVNARWQAEMGEFFESLDGARPDEAMKPLTEVFHLA; from the coding sequence ATGCAGCGCGTCTGTTTCCTCCTCAAGGTCCGTCAGGACAAGCTCGCCGAGTACCGCGAACGACACGCCGCCGTGTGGCCGGAGATGCTCGAAGCACTCTCGGCCACCGGCTGGCACAACTACTCGCTCTTCCTACGTGACGACGGCCTGCTCGTCGGCTACCTGGAGACCGAGGACTTCGAGGCCGCCAAGGCCGGTATGGAGGCCACCGCGGTCAACGCCCGCTGGCAGGCCGAGATGGGCGAGTTCTTCGAGTCCCTCGACGGAGCCCGCCCGGACGAGGCGATGAAACCGCTCACCGAGGTGTTCCACCTCGCCTGA
- the rhaS gene encoding rhamnose ABC transporter substrate-binding protein yields the protein MRKSSLRRSCAALAAGTSLALALTACGGTTKKDVQDEGASAASTAKADPNAATKKGLTVGFLPKQVNNPYFTSADKGGEAALTELGSKYKEVGPSSATDTAGQVSYVNTLTQQQVNAMAVSAQDPGALCTALKQAMSNDIKVVTYDSDTKPECRNAFVSQASAEDLGRTEVQLLAEQIGYKGEIAILSAAQTATNQNTWIDFMKDELSDPKYKNIKLVKVAYGNDDAQQSFQQTQGLLQEYPNLKGIISPTTVGIKAAAQYLSGSKYKGKVKLTGLGTPNDMRKYVKNGTVEGFELWDPSKLGALAAQTAVALVSGQITGKEGETFKAGGTTYTIGKDGVINLGKPTVFTAKNIDQFNF from the coding sequence ATGCGTAAGTCATCCCTCCGCCGTTCCTGCGCGGCCCTCGCCGCCGGCACCTCCCTCGCCCTCGCGCTCACCGCGTGCGGCGGCACCACCAAGAAGGACGTGCAGGACGAGGGCGCCTCGGCCGCCTCGACCGCCAAGGCCGACCCGAACGCGGCCACCAAGAAGGGCCTGACCGTCGGCTTCCTGCCCAAGCAGGTCAACAACCCCTACTTCACCTCGGCCGACAAGGGCGGCGAGGCGGCCCTGACGGAACTGGGCTCGAAGTACAAGGAGGTAGGTCCGTCCAGCGCCACCGACACCGCCGGGCAGGTCTCCTACGTCAACACGCTCACCCAGCAGCAGGTGAACGCGATGGCCGTGTCCGCGCAGGACCCGGGCGCCCTGTGCACCGCCCTCAAGCAGGCCATGTCGAACGACATCAAGGTCGTCACCTACGACTCCGACACCAAGCCGGAGTGCCGCAACGCCTTCGTGTCGCAGGCCTCCGCCGAGGACCTGGGCCGCACGGAGGTGCAGCTGCTCGCCGAGCAGATCGGCTACAAGGGCGAGATCGCGATCCTGTCCGCCGCGCAGACGGCGACGAACCAGAACACCTGGATCGACTTCATGAAGGACGAGCTGAGCGACCCGAAGTACAAGAACATCAAGCTCGTCAAGGTCGCGTACGGCAACGACGACGCCCAGCAGTCCTTCCAGCAGACCCAGGGCCTGCTCCAGGAGTACCCGAACCTGAAGGGGATCATCTCCCCGACCACTGTGGGCATCAAGGCCGCCGCCCAGTACCTCTCCGGCTCCAAGTACAAGGGCAAGGTCAAGCTGACCGGCCTCGGCACCCCCAACGACATGCGCAAGTACGTCAAGAACGGCACCGTCGAGGGCTTCGAGCTGTGGGACCCGTCGAAGCTCGGCGCGCTGGCCGCCCAGACCGCCGTCGCCCTGGTCTCCGGCCAGATCACCGGCAAGGAGGGCGAGACCTTCAAGGCCGGCGGCACCACCTACACCATCGGCAAGGACGGCGTGATCAACCTCGGCAAGCCGACCGTGTTCACCGCCAAGAACATCGACCAGTTCAACTTCTGA
- a CDS encoding ABC transporter permease produces the protein MPDSLTRASRWSASLRWDAVVGALLIVVLLLSFGTVDGFGNALNLSFLIGNTLPIALIALPMTMLVVSGEIDLSVASTAGLSGAVMGALWNQGLTIEVIIPICLVLGVVCGLVNGLLVTRLGLPSLAVTIGTLAAYRGIAQIVLGSDAVTDFPTQYLDFAAGRIGDTFIPQAFLPFLVLLAIAVVVLHATPFGRSVFATGASEEAARFAGIRVKRQKLILFTVTGLMASLTGIFWALHYASARYDNATGLELSVVAAVLLGGIDFDGGKGTLGGAIAGVFLLGALQNVMSLQDVSAQSQIVVTGVLLVLSVLGPRVARQISVARAGRRAASTPASKAPTPAA, from the coding sequence ATGCCTGACTCCCTGACGCGTGCGAGCCGCTGGTCCGCCTCGTTGAGGTGGGATGCAGTCGTCGGCGCGCTGCTCATCGTCGTGCTGCTGCTGTCCTTCGGAACGGTCGACGGGTTCGGCAACGCCCTCAACCTGTCCTTCCTGATCGGCAACACCCTGCCGATCGCCCTGATCGCCCTGCCGATGACCATGCTCGTGGTCTCCGGCGAGATCGACCTCTCCGTCGCCTCCACCGCCGGTCTGTCCGGCGCGGTCATGGGCGCCCTGTGGAACCAGGGCCTGACGATCGAGGTGATCATCCCGATCTGCCTCGTCCTCGGAGTGGTGTGCGGCCTGGTCAACGGCCTGCTCGTGACCCGGCTGGGCCTGCCCTCCCTCGCCGTCACCATCGGCACCCTCGCCGCCTACCGGGGCATCGCGCAGATCGTGCTGGGCTCCGACGCGGTGACCGACTTCCCGACGCAGTACCTGGACTTCGCCGCCGGTCGCATCGGGGACACGTTCATCCCGCAGGCCTTCCTGCCCTTCCTCGTCCTGCTCGCGATCGCCGTGGTCGTCCTGCACGCCACACCGTTCGGGCGGTCGGTGTTCGCGACCGGTGCGAGCGAGGAGGCGGCGCGTTTCGCGGGCATCCGGGTCAAGCGCCAGAAGCTGATCCTGTTCACGGTGACCGGCCTGATGGCCTCGCTCACCGGCATCTTCTGGGCACTGCACTACGCCAGCGCCCGCTACGACAACGCCACGGGGCTCGAACTCTCCGTCGTGGCAGCCGTGTTGCTCGGCGGTATCGACTTCGACGGAGGCAAGGGCACGCTCGGCGGTGCGATCGCGGGAGTCTTCCTGCTCGGCGCACTGCAGAACGTGATGAGCCTCCAGGACGTCTCCGCCCAGTCCCAGATCGTCGTCACCGGCGTTCTGCTCGTCCTCTCCGTGCTCGGCCCGCGGGTCGCACGGCAGATCTCGGTTGCGAGGGCCGGCCGCCGAGCCGCCTCGACACCGGCGTCCAAGGCGCCCACACCGGCCGCGTAG